In Penaeus monodon isolate SGIC_2016 chromosome 15, NSTDA_Pmon_1, whole genome shotgun sequence, a genomic segment contains:
- the LOC119581964 gene encoding myophilin-like, with the protein MNRATKSGIAAEAQAKVNAKYSEEQAAECLEWIAIITSADISKSGDADNFYETLKNGQLLCQVINALKPGQIKKIQTSAMAFKCMENINAFVEGAKACGVPTQETFQTVDLWERQNLNSVVICLQSLGRKGSQFGKPSIGPKESEKNVRHFTEEQLRASEGIVNLQYGSNKGATQSGMSFGNTRHM; encoded by the exons ATGAACCGTGCTACCAAGTCCGGAATCGCTGCCGAGGCTCAGGCTAAG GTCAACGCAAAGTACAGCGAAGAGCAGGCCGCCGAGTGCTTGGAATGGATCGCCATCATCACGAGCGCCGACATCAGCAAGTCTGGAGACGCCGACAATTTCTACGAGACCTTGAAGAATGGACAGCTGTTGTGCCA GGTGATTAACGCCCTCAAGCCCGGTCAGATCAAGAAGATCCAGACCTCCGCCATGGCATTCAAGTGCATGGAAAACATCAACGCCTTTGTGGAGGGAGCTAAGGCCTGTGGGGTACCCACTCAGGAGACCTTCCAGACCGTCGACCTCTGGGAACGACAGAACCTTAACTCTGTTGTTATCTGCTTGCAGTCTCTGGGCAGGAAG gGATCTCAATTTGGAAAGCCTTCCATTGGCCCAAAAGAGTCTGAGAAGAATGTCCGTCACTTCACCGAGGAGCAGCTCAGGGCTTCTGAGGGCATCGTCAACCTGCAGTATGGCTCCAACAAGGGTGCCACTCAGTCTGGCATGTCCTTCGGCAATACTCGCCACATGTAA